The proteins below are encoded in one region of Bacteroidales bacterium:
- a CDS encoding HAMP domain-containing histidine kinase, whose translation MKYQLIHIKKICRTGFFISLVQVLYFYNVCSVYAFQSNNDHPILIISSYNPDSYSTSTNISEFIEEYNRLGGTSTVHIENMNCRSFSESLYWKERMKNILSKYQGYNKPKSIILLGQEAWASYLSQDDSTVANIPVFSAMASRNAIILPDRNVASLKNWMPESVDLISDSLSKHVQGGFIYEYDVESNIRLIKKLYPDTRNIAFVSDNTYGGVSIQAFVRKEMKKFPELNLILLDGRSHSIYTIVEELRSLPPNTVLLLGTWRVDENDGYFMRNATYTMMEAIPSLPVFSLTSLGLGYWAIGGYMPDYRNFGKDVARQIIHVLSDKETKNQITIVPNYLKLDNIKIDELDIDRSFLPSDIKLINVNPTFYQQYKLQIWTGVLIITILSVALLLALFFYARTKRLKDNLEVSEVELRIAKDRAEESNRLKSAFLANMSHEIRTPLNAIVGFSNILIMKDPSSKERKTYCEIIQNSSKLLLRLINDILDISKLETEKVSFCYKKCDIIPLLYQVLATIEHAPQNNNEYIFHPRYNEFELRTDDQRLQQILINLLSNASKFTKNGKITLDFEIDAANHRILFSVADTGPGIPEDKRETIFDRFEKLDNYVQGTGLGLAICKLITSKWGGDIWVDPHYKDGTRFVFSHPLDIEKEIMNHSLN comes from the coding sequence TTGAAATACCAACTTATACATATAAAAAAAATATGTAGGACCGGTTTCTTTATAAGCCTGGTTCAGGTATTGTATTTTTATAATGTTTGTTCTGTATATGCCTTTCAGTCCAACAACGACCACCCTATCCTAATCATAAGCTCCTACAATCCTGACTCTTACAGCACATCGACAAATATTTCAGAATTTATCGAGGAATACAACCGGCTGGGTGGTACTTCTACTGTACATATTGAAAACATGAATTGTAGAAGTTTCTCCGAATCTCTTTACTGGAAAGAGAGGATGAAGAATATCCTAAGCAAATACCAGGGATACAATAAACCTAAAAGCATTATATTATTAGGTCAGGAGGCCTGGGCATCATATTTGTCGCAGGATGACTCTACAGTCGCTAATATTCCTGTATTTTCGGCCATGGCAAGCAGAAATGCTATTATTCTGCCCGACAGGAATGTTGCATCTTTGAAAAATTGGATGCCGGAATCTGTGGATTTAATCTCTGATTCATTGTCTAAACATGTACAGGGCGGCTTCATATATGAATATGATGTCGAGAGCAACATCCGTCTCATCAAAAAATTGTACCCGGATACCCGGAATATCGCATTTGTCTCCGATAATACATATGGAGGAGTATCTATCCAGGCTTTCGTAAGAAAAGAGATGAAAAAATTTCCGGAATTGAACCTGATACTTCTTGATGGCCGGAGTCACAGCATCTATACGATTGTTGAAGAGTTACGTTCATTGCCGCCCAATACGGTATTATTGTTAGGTACCTGGCGAGTGGATGAAAATGACGGATATTTTATGAGAAATGCTACGTATACCATGATGGAAGCCATTCCATCCTTACCTGTTTTTTCATTAACATCCCTCGGACTGGGCTATTGGGCAATAGGCGGCTATATGCCAGACTACCGGAATTTTGGCAAAGATGTAGCACGGCAAATCATTCATGTCTTATCGGATAAAGAAACTAAAAACCAGATAACTATTGTTCCTAATTATCTGAAATTAGACAACATAAAGATAGACGAACTGGATATTGATCGATCATTCCTACCTTCGGATATAAAATTGATCAATGTAAATCCGACGTTTTACCAACAATACAAGTTACAGATATGGACAGGCGTACTTATTATTACCATTTTATCAGTTGCTTTATTACTTGCCCTCTTTTTCTACGCCAGAACAAAAAGGTTGAAAGATAATTTAGAAGTTTCCGAAGTAGAATTACGCATAGCCAAAGATAGAGCTGAAGAATCAAATCGTTTAAAAAGTGCATTCCTGGCAAATATGAGTCATGAAATAAGAACCCCTTTAAATGCGATAGTAGGCTTTTCGAATATACTGATCATGAAGGATCCTTCATCAAAAGAGAGAAAAACTTATTGTGAAATAATCCAGAATAGCTCCAAATTATTATTGAGATTGATCAATGATATTTTAGATATTTCAAAATTAGAAACGGAAAAGGTCAGTTTCTGCTATAAAAAGTGTGACATCATTCCTTTATTGTACCAGGTATTAGCCACGATCGAACATGCCCCTCAAAATAATAACGAATATATTTTCCATCCCCGTTATAATGAATTTGAGTTACGCACAGATGATCAACGTTTGCAACAAATATTGATCAATCTTTTATCAAATGCTTCAAAATTTACAAAAAACGGAAAAATAACATTGGACTTTGAAATTGATGCAGCCAATCACCGGATACTATTCTCCGTAGCTGATACGGGACCTGGGATCCCTGAAGATAAAAGGGAAACAATATTCGACAGGTTTGAAAAACTGGATAATTATGTCCAAGGTACTGGTTTAGGCCTCGCTATATGTAAGTTGATCACATCTAAATGGGGAGGCGATATCTGGGTAGATCCCCATTATAAAGATGGAACACGCTTTGTTTTTTCACATCCGTTGGATATTGAGAAAGAGATAATGAATCATTCCTTAAATTAA
- a CDS encoding TonB-dependent receptor, which yields MNKYIVCCLLISTLSITLNSNILGQVIVKGQVVDADNGEPLVGATILTIGADQGNITDSEGKFSLLVAPNSSISIKYLGYKDLKKTVPATDLLDLGVVMMETDEYSLDDVTITSSIAISRKTPVALSSINNSYIEEKIGMQDFPEILKATPGVYATRKGGGFGDSELRLRGFKSENIAVMVNGVPVNDMEWGGIYWSNWAGLIDVSRSVQVQRGLGASKVSAPSVGGSVNIITNTIDAKKGGFISYGMGNHGYNKVVFKVSTGLMKNGWALTLLGGRTWGEGYVQGTEFNSYNYFINVAKRINDSHQLSLTAFGAPQWHNQRNKNDGLTMDGWQQVKKFMGDDRPYTYNPTYGYGINGERKTSSKNEYHKPQISLNHLWQINEKSNLSTALYVSIGRGYGYSGQGFSSAYRNKWYGASYGTLNTELRHPDGTFAYDEIYEINAASTDGALMAMSKSVNSHNWYGLLSTYSTKIGKNFDFYGGIDFRYYKGIHTNELIDLYGADYFLDSSSRGSVLPENNSAATEGDAFVNKEMRVGDIVYRDYDGYIAQEGVFAQAEYKLEKLNAFISGSLSNFSYWRYDRFYYDKDHARSKTENFLGYNIKGGANYNLTDNHNIFANVGYISRAPFYSGGVFLSGQVSNITNPEAINEKIFSIELGYGLHNKFIDIKLNAYHTKWMDKTMTKGIEVKSNNVYIDQISLNMAGVDAVHQGIELDFIAKPFNWLDITGMVSLGDWNWKGNSTGYFYDSGGQPVKSYGRNPETGNTEIVHASGIQADDHAYMTVDLDGVNVGGSAQTTASLGIKIKPIEGLYFGADYLLYARNYSDWNFSSYDLVLNGTKEYETPWRIPSAGVVDLHAGYSFKIGGLDASVSGNIFNLLDKEYIVDANDGTDHDKATAYGIFYGFGRTGSVKLKITF from the coding sequence ATGAATAAATATATTGTTTGTTGCTTATTAATTTCTACTCTATCAATAACATTGAATAGCAACATTCTGGGACAGGTGATCGTAAAGGGTCAGGTAGTAGATGCAGATAACGGGGAGCCGTTAGTGGGGGCCACAATCCTGACTATTGGTGCTGATCAAGGAAATATTACAGATTCTGAAGGTAAATTTTCATTACTGGTCGCTCCAAATTCAAGTATTTCAATTAAATATCTGGGATATAAAGATTTGAAGAAGACAGTTCCCGCCACTGATCTGCTGGATCTGGGTGTTGTTATGATGGAAACGGATGAATACTCACTGGATGATGTGACTATTACATCCTCAATTGCTATTTCAAGAAAAACTCCTGTCGCATTATCCTCGATCAACAATTCATATATAGAGGAAAAGATAGGAATGCAGGATTTTCCCGAGATATTAAAGGCTACTCCGGGAGTATATGCAACACGGAAAGGAGGCGGCTTTGGCGATTCAGAGTTAAGATTAAGGGGATTTAAATCAGAAAATATTGCTGTAATGGTAAACGGTGTCCCCGTGAATGATATGGAATGGGGAGGAATCTACTGGAGCAATTGGGCCGGATTAATAGATGTCAGCCGTTCCGTACAGGTACAACGAGGTTTGGGTGCATCAAAAGTTTCTGCTCCATCGGTAGGAGGCTCTGTCAACATTATTACGAACACGATCGATGCAAAAAAAGGAGGATTTATATCATATGGGATGGGTAATCACGGATATAATAAGGTCGTATTCAAAGTATCCACCGGATTGATGAAAAATGGCTGGGCCTTAACATTACTTGGCGGTAGAACCTGGGGAGAAGGATATGTACAGGGGACAGAATTCAACAGTTATAATTATTTTATCAATGTTGCCAAACGAATCAATGATAGCCACCAACTTTCCTTAACGGCATTTGGGGCACCTCAATGGCACAATCAACGTAATAAGAACGATGGGCTTACGATGGATGGGTGGCAACAGGTAAAAAAATTCATGGGAGATGATCGGCCTTATACCTATAATCCGACATATGGATATGGTATTAACGGTGAGCGAAAAACATCTTCGAAAAATGAATACCATAAACCCCAGATATCTTTGAATCATTTGTGGCAAATCAATGAAAAATCAAACCTCAGCACGGCACTATATGTATCTATAGGCCGGGGATATGGTTATAGCGGACAAGGCTTTAGCTCTGCATACAGGAATAAGTGGTATGGAGCATCTTACGGTACTTTAAATACAGAATTGCGTCATCCGGATGGTACTTTTGCCTATGATGAAATATATGAAATAAATGCGGCAAGTACCGACGGAGCGCTTATGGCAATGTCGAAATCTGTAAACAGCCATAATTGGTATGGACTGTTGTCTACTTATTCAACAAAAATCGGAAAAAACTTCGATTTCTACGGAGGAATCGACTTTCGGTATTATAAGGGTATCCATACCAATGAACTGATCGATCTCTATGGGGCTGATTATTTTCTTGACTCCTCTTCAAGAGGAAGCGTATTACCTGAAAACAACAGTGCTGCAACAGAAGGAGATGCTTTCGTCAATAAAGAAATGCGGGTAGGTGATATTGTTTACAGGGATTATGATGGATACATCGCTCAGGAGGGAGTGTTTGCGCAAGCGGAATATAAGCTTGAAAAACTGAATGCATTTATTTCAGGCTCTTTATCAAATTTTTCATATTGGCGATACGACCGGTTTTACTATGATAAAGATCACGCCCGTTCAAAAACGGAAAACTTTTTAGGCTATAATATAAAAGGCGGAGCCAACTACAATTTGACGGATAACCACAATATATTTGCCAACGTTGGCTATATAAGCCGCGCGCCTTTCTATTCCGGAGGCGTTTTCTTGTCTGGACAGGTAAGTAACATAACCAATCCGGAAGCCATCAATGAAAAAATATTTTCCATAGAGTTGGGTTACGGACTGCATAACAAATTCATAGATATAAAACTAAATGCCTATCATACCAAATGGATGGATAAAACCATGACAAAAGGTATTGAAGTAAAAAGCAACAATGTATATATCGATCAGATCAGCCTGAATATGGCAGGAGTGGATGCCGTTCACCAGGGAATTGAACTCGACTTCATAGCAAAACCATTTAACTGGTTGGATATTACGGGCATGGTATCTTTGGGGGATTGGAATTGGAAGGGTAATTCTACCGGCTACTTCTATGATTCGGGAGGACAACCTGTAAAATCATACGGCAGAAATCCTGAAACAGGGAATACGGAAATAGTTCATGCGTCCGGGATACAAGCAGATGACCATGCTTATATGACAGTAGATTTAGATGGGGTTAATGTTGGTGGTTCCGCACAAACCACAGCTTCTTTAGGTATCAAGATAAAACCTATTGAAGGACTTTACTTCGGAGCGGATTATTTGTTGTATGCCCGCAATTATTCCGACTGGAATTTCAGTTCATATGATCTGGTATTGAATGGAACAAAAGAATACGAAACTCCATGGAGAATTCCTTCAGCAGGAGTAGTAGATCTTCATGCGGGTTACAGTTTTAAGATAGGCGGACTGGATGCATCGGTATCCGGTAATATTTTTAATTTGCTTGACAAAGAATACATAGTGGATGCAAATGACGGAACCGACCATGATAAAGCAACTGCATATGGTATATTTTACGGATTCGGACGTACCGGTTCAGTAAAATTAAAAATAACGTTCTAA
- a CDS encoding serine hydrolase, with protein MKNKLKEEEIKRNEKYPEKSCLPLLFDFMNILTFRLMHMKYRILFTFLLMCVAISLHAQSIPRVTPAAVGMDAQRMAYADTAIQKAIDNEEIPGAVLAVVRFDKLAYLRAYGMQQVHPEKIPMNENAVFDLASVSKVISTTLSCMILIEQGKLRLYDNVSLYIPEFKPWVDTLTQRRTEIKIINLLTHTSGLPAYASLEELQKVYSTPNPDGMIEYISNVSRLSEPRKQCRYSCLNFITLQRIIELISGQSLQIFARENIFKPLHLKHTDYNPVGETLYQAVPTEPDRVPTGTVHDPLARVMNGGVSGNAGVFSNAEDLSVLAAMLLNGGELNGVRILGPLTVRTMSKVPSGYEDFGRTLGWDTWGSNQGDLFGPYSYGHTGFTGTSIVLDPETKTAVILLTNCVHLKTGTSIRLRNLISNIVAGSIIELSE; from the coding sequence ATGAAAAATAAATTGAAAGAAGAAGAAATAAAAAGAAATGAAAAGTATCCTGAAAAAAGTTGCCTGCCTCTACTTTTCGACTTTATGAACATTCTTACTTTCCGACTTATGCATATGAAATATAGGATTTTATTTACATTTTTGTTGATGTGCGTTGCTATATCATTGCATGCACAGTCGATACCAAGGGTTACACCGGCCGCGGTGGGAATGGATGCGCAACGTATGGCTTATGCAGATACTGCTATTCAAAAGGCTATTGATAATGAGGAAATTCCCGGGGCAGTATTAGCTGTGGTTCGTTTCGATAAATTGGCTTATTTAAGAGCTTATGGGATGCAACAGGTACACCCTGAAAAAATACCTATGAATGAGAATGCGGTCTTTGATCTTGCTTCTGTCAGTAAAGTTATTTCTACTACTTTATCGTGTATGATCTTGATCGAACAGGGAAAACTGCGCTTATACGATAATGTATCCTTGTATATACCGGAATTCAAACCTTGGGTGGATACTTTGACCCAAAGAAGGACTGAAATCAAGATCATAAATTTATTGACACATACTTCAGGACTGCCCGCTTATGCATCTCTGGAAGAATTACAAAAAGTATATTCCACCCCTAATCCGGATGGTATGATCGAATACATTTCCAATGTTTCCCGCTTATCCGAGCCTAGGAAACAGTGCCGGTATAGTTGCCTTAATTTTATTACCTTACAACGGATTATTGAGTTGATATCTGGACAAAGCCTGCAAATATTTGCGCGGGAGAATATTTTTAAACCGCTTCATTTAAAGCATACAGATTATAATCCCGTAGGAGAAACATTATATCAGGCTGTGCCTACAGAGCCGGATAGAGTGCCTACAGGTACGGTTCATGATCCTTTAGCAAGGGTGATGAACGGAGGGGTATCGGGAAATGCCGGAGTTTTTTCAAATGCTGAAGATCTTTCTGTTTTGGCTGCCATGTTATTAAATGGCGGGGAACTGAATGGGGTTCGTATTCTGGGGCCACTTACAGTACGGACAATGTCAAAGGTCCCCTCAGGATATGAAGATTTCGGGCGTACATTGGGATGGGATACCTGGGGATCCAATCAAGGTGATCTTTTCGGTCCATATTCTTACGGACACACTGGCTTTACAGGAACCTCAATTGTTTTAGATCCTGAAACAAAAACAGCTGTGATCCTGCTGACCAATTGTGTTCATCTTAAAACCGGGACATCTATCCGTTTACGTAACCTGATATCAAACATCGTGGCCGGATCTATTATCGAGTTATCGGAATAA
- a CDS encoding PQQ-binding-like beta-propeller repeat protein, with the protein MYRLYLFIGFFLLSGSIHLSNAQDFRFALLSDLHISQKAPVAGEDLNKAVEQINRTPELSFVIVSGDITENGDRQSLLQAKAILDRLQIPYHITSGNHDTKWTESAFTDFANIFGSDYFRFEYHGFLFLGFNTGPVVRMAEGHVAPQDINALSRDLKKWGKKKPVIITTHYPLQKGDVDNWYEVTDLLQQYNIKAILGGHYHSNSLTYYDGIPAFINRSTLRANGPVGGYTVFTVSSDSIIAYNQMTDNVGPTYRGGYSLHTEYVEKNRSYERPDYSLNHSYSLVSEAWRTQLGAAIYASPVVANNAVYIGDDKGYLNCLNMKNGKVIWRYQTGNRIVATAAVSEGRVVFGSADKNIYCLDTNGRLIWKIEAKEAVMGVPLIADGVVYIGASDHCFRAIDLYSGKIIWEYTDIHGYIESRPLLYKGNVVFGAWDNYLYALSAGEGKLLWKWNENGQRMHFSPAAVWSVAAHGKVFITAPDRAMTAIDVQNGHTVWRTKQSTVRETIGLSEDSSRVFSKTMRDSLVCFSAQNNRVEKLWATYIGYGYEFAPSMPQEKDGVIYGSTMTGELFAVDSYTGHLIWRRKVANSLVNTVFPLSGKRCIYSCSDGSVALLVTEKQ; encoded by the coding sequence ATGTATCGACTGTATTTATTTATCGGTTTTTTTTTATTATCAGGATCAATACATCTCTCAAACGCTCAGGATTTTCGTTTTGCATTATTGAGTGATCTTCATATTTCACAGAAGGCTCCTGTTGCGGGGGAAGATTTGAATAAGGCCGTAGAACAGATCAATCGTACTCCGGAGTTGAGTTTTGTAATTGTTTCCGGAGATATTACCGAAAACGGAGATCGCCAATCCTTATTACAGGCGAAGGCGATTCTAGATCGATTGCAGATTCCTTATCATATTACTTCAGGGAATCATGATACCAAATGGACGGAATCCGCATTTACGGATTTTGCTAATATTTTCGGTTCGGATTATTTTCGGTTCGAATACCATGGTTTTTTATTTTTAGGTTTCAATACCGGCCCTGTAGTTCGGATGGCTGAAGGTCATGTCGCGCCGCAGGATATCAATGCCTTATCCCGGGATCTGAAAAAGTGGGGAAAGAAAAAACCGGTAATTATTACTACCCATTATCCATTACAAAAAGGAGATGTAGATAATTGGTATGAAGTAACGGATTTACTGCAGCAATATAATATAAAAGCCATATTAGGCGGTCATTACCATAGTAACAGTCTGACCTATTATGATGGTATCCCGGCTTTTATCAACCGGTCTACATTACGGGCAAACGGACCAGTCGGAGGATATACTGTTTTTACTGTTTCCAGTGATTCGATTATTGCTTACAACCAGATGACGGATAATGTCGGGCCGACTTATCGGGGTGGCTATTCCCTGCATACGGAATATGTTGAAAAGAACAGGTCTTATGAACGGCCTGATTATTCCCTGAATCACTCGTATTCTCTTGTTTCGGAAGCCTGGCGTACACAATTAGGAGCGGCTATTTATGCTTCTCCTGTTGTTGCCAATAATGCTGTATACATCGGCGACGACAAAGGTTACCTGAATTGTTTGAATATGAAAAACGGGAAGGTAATATGGCGTTATCAAACCGGAAACAGGATTGTTGCAACTGCTGCCGTGTCTGAAGGACGGGTAGTGTTTGGTTCGGCAGATAAAAATATTTATTGTCTGGATACAAATGGCCGGCTCATATGGAAAATCGAAGCAAAAGAAGCGGTGATGGGTGTTCCGTTGATTGCTGATGGAGTGGTGTATATCGGGGCAAGCGATCACTGTTTCAGGGCTATTGATCTGTATTCAGGTAAGATCATTTGGGAATATACCGATATCCATGGATATATTGAATCACGGCCGTTATTGTATAAGGGAAATGTTGTTTTTGGTGCCTGGGATAATTATTTATATGCCTTATCTGCAGGCGAAGGAAAGCTTTTATGGAAATGGAATGAAAACGGGCAACGGATGCATTTTTCTCCGGCGGCAGTATGGTCGGTAGCTGCTCACGGTAAAGTTTTTATTACGGCTCCCGATAGGGCTATGACAGCTATTGATGTTCAAAACGGACATACCGTATGGCGTACCAAACAATCCACAGTGAGGGAAACGATCGGATTGTCCGAAGATTCGTCGAGGGTCTTTTCTAAAACAATGCGTGATAGTCTGGTCTGTTTCTCAGCTCAGAATAACCGGGTTGAAAAGCTCTGGGCCACCTATATCGGATACGGGTATGAATTCGCACCTTCCATGCCTCAGGAGAAAGACGGTGTGATATATGGAAGTACCATGACAGGGGAATTATTTGCGGTTGATTCTTATACCGGCCATTTAATCTGGAGGAGAAAGGTAGCTAATTCATTGGTGAATACGGTTTTTCCTCTATCAGGCAAACGTTGCATTTATAGTTGTTCCGATGGATCGGTCGCTTTGCTGGTTACAGAAAAACAGTAA
- a CDS encoding TIGR02757 family protein codes for MNIREQLIEWADKYEDTEFIKNDPIQFPHRFTGKQDVEISALLTAYLAFGRRAQIIKKVDELHAIMGYSPHTYILKGDFSYFRRADKRKFYRFIAYTDIYELLSILCDCYTQFNDLETIVISNKLVPPVEALQKLFGHVHYFPSPNSTSACKRINMFLRWMCRQDSCVDLGIWKSVDPSKLSIPLDTHVHKMSIRLGITKRKNADKVTSMEIDRYFKGIFPDDPSRGDFSLFGYAVNNPEYFD; via the coding sequence ATGAATATAAGAGAGCAATTGATCGAATGGGCGGATAAGTACGAAGATACTGAGTTTATCAAGAATGATCCGATACAGTTTCCACATCGTTTTACCGGGAAACAGGATGTGGAAATCTCTGCACTTTTAACGGCTTATTTGGCATTCGGGAGACGGGCACAGATCATAAAAAAAGTAGATGAACTTCATGCAATCATGGGATATTCTCCTCACACATATATTCTCAAAGGAGATTTCTCTTATTTCCGTAGGGCCGACAAAAGAAAATTTTACCGGTTTATCGCTTATACGGATATATATGAGTTGTTATCTATATTATGTGATTGCTACACACAATTCAATGATCTGGAAACTATAGTAATATCAAATAAACTTGTACCGCCTGTCGAGGCATTACAGAAACTTTTCGGCCATGTCCATTATTTCCCTTCCCCAAACAGCACTTCGGCCTGTAAACGGATCAACATGTTCCTGCGCTGGATGTGCCGACAGGATAGCTGTGTCGATCTGGGAATATGGAAATCGGTGGATCCTTCCAAATTATCGATTCCATTGGATACGCATGTTCACAAAATGAGCATCCGTTTAGGAATCACAAAACGAAAAAATGCGGATAAGGTTACGTCAATGGAGATTGATAGGTACTTTAAGGGAATTTTTCCTGATGACCCCAGTCGGGGGGACTTCTCTTTATTTGGATATGCTGTAAATAACCCGGAATATTTTGATTGA
- a CDS encoding MBL fold metallo-hydrolase, whose protein sequence is MMLSKIIGKVKMMMFPIFILIIGLGSGYSMNSEKPGKIKKTGHFTLWQLPSQVDNIGNSYVLKTGKGHIIVMDGGEVREAGYLREFIKQVGNGEVEAWFISHPHADHIGAITSILGDPQGIKIKTIYHSRFSEKMIAGNDDMTRKFYGYLDNLNPGITHVVDLRTPGSEIKIDGVRFKILGVTNEEITENTYNNSSMVIRVWDKKKSVVFLADAGEECGDKVLAAYRNDLDCDYLQVSHHGQHGCRESFYKSIKFKACLWPTPSWVWDPRQGSRLTTMETRRWMEEIGIAEHYVSCRDGLVKLE, encoded by the coding sequence ATGATGTTGTCAAAAATTATCGGAAAAGTAAAAATGATGATGTTCCCGATCTTTATTCTGATCATTGGTTTAGGTTCGGGTTATTCGATGAACTCTGAGAAACCGGGAAAAATAAAAAAGACAGGGCATTTTACTTTATGGCAATTGCCGTCGCAGGTGGATAATATTGGAAACTCTTACGTTTTGAAAACCGGGAAAGGACATATCATTGTGATGGATGGGGGAGAGGTACGTGAAGCCGGTTACCTCAGGGAATTCATCAAACAGGTAGGAAATGGCGAAGTTGAAGCATGGTTCATATCTCATCCTCATGCCGACCATATAGGCGCCATTACTAGTATTCTCGGTGATCCTCAGGGTATAAAGATCAAAACCATTTATCACTCGCGTTTCTCTGAAAAAATGATTGCCGGGAACGATGATATGACCCGGAAATTTTACGGCTATCTGGATAACCTGAATCCTGGGATCACACATGTCGTTGACCTCAGAACCCCGGGATCGGAAATAAAGATTGATGGCGTGCGTTTTAAAATATTAGGAGTAACCAATGAGGAAATAACTGAAAATACGTATAATAATTCCAGCATGGTGATTCGGGTGTGGGATAAGAAAAAGTCAGTTGTATTTCTGGCCGATGCCGGAGAAGAATGCGGTGACAAAGTATTGGCTGCTTACCGCAATGATCTGGATTGCGATTATTTACAGGTCTCACATCATGGGCAGCATGGATGCCGGGAGTCGTTTTACAAAAGCATAAAATTTAAAGCCTGTTTATGGCCCACTCCTAGTTGGGTATGGGATCCCCGTCAGGGAAGTAGATTAACAACCATGGAAACACGACGCTGGATGGAGGAAATCGGAATTGCCGAACACTATGTCAGTTGCCGTGATGGTTTGGTTAAGTTGGAATAG
- a CDS encoding class I SAM-dependent methyltransferase codes for MSIKLLTPKHWIDYELIDSGNFEKLERFGKYILSRPEPQAVWNKSLSGKDWDDMAHAVFRKETGKGNQHENDRGEWILRNGMPQQWWIQYQYAGMSLRFRLGLTAFKHVGIFPEQAENWNFIYDQIKSMPVTSPRLLNLFAYTGGASLAAKAAGADVTHVDSVKQVINWSRENMEASRLSDIRWIVDDAMKFVRREIKREKQYHGIILDPPAYGRGPEGEKWILEDSINELTGLCCKLLVPQSSFLILNLYSMGFSALIAENLIRSFLPDIKSEYGELFLPDRSGKQLPLGVFVRGING; via the coding sequence ATGAGCATTAAATTACTTACCCCAAAACATTGGATCGATTATGAACTGATCGATTCCGGCAATTTCGAAAAACTGGAACGTTTTGGTAAATATATCCTGTCACGTCCGGAACCGCAGGCTGTATGGAACAAATCCCTTTCCGGAAAGGATTGGGATGATATGGCTCATGCTGTCTTCCGCAAAGAAACCGGAAAAGGCAACCAACATGAAAATGACCGCGGTGAATGGATACTCCGGAATGGCATGCCACAACAATGGTGGATACAATACCAATATGCCGGAATGTCACTACGGTTCCGGCTCGGATTGACCGCATTCAAACATGTCGGGATCTTCCCCGAGCAAGCAGAAAACTGGAATTTCATATATGATCAGATCAAAAGTATGCCTGTAACATCCCCACGGTTATTAAATCTTTTTGCATATACAGGTGGCGCTTCGTTAGCGGCAAAAGCAGCAGGAGCCGATGTTACCCATGTAGATTCCGTCAAACAGGTCATCAACTGGAGCCGTGAGAACATGGAGGCGAGTCGTCTTTCGGATATCCGATGGATCGTAGATGATGCGATGAAATTTGTCCGCAGGGAGATCAAACGTGAAAAGCAATATCATGGGATTATTCTCGACCCGCCTGCATATGGACGTGGACCGGAAGGAGAAAAATGGATACTGGAAGACAGCATCAATGAATTAACAGGACTCTGCTGTAAATTGCTGGTCCCGCAATCATCATTCCTCATCTTAAACCTTTATTCAATGGGGTTCTCGGCTTTGATTGCCGAGAACCTGATCAGATCCTTCCTTCCCGACATTAAAAGCGAATACGGGGAATTGTTCCTTCCGGACCGGTCCGGGAAACAATTACCACTGGGCGTATTCGTAAGAGGAATTAACGGATAA